Proteins encoded within one genomic window of Halobacteroides halobius DSM 5150:
- a CDS encoding glutamate synthase subunit beta, whose translation MAKSGGKGFLEIDREEVPKRPVKERVKDYNEVYESPTEEYGEKQAKRCMDCGTPFCNYSCPLGNLCPEWHSFVRKNDWEKALKLLHKTNNFPDFTGRLCPALCEGGCVLGIDDNAVATQNIELAISEKGWEEGWIKPRPPKVRTDKQVAVVGSGPAGLAAAQQLNRQGHNVTVYERDSKPGGMLSYGIPDFKIDKSVVARRVNQLKEEGVEFVLNTEIGTDLLATELEREYDAVVLAGGSRKARDLPVYGRELDGIHYAMDYLTQQNKRVAGKDISEDEVINAEGKRVIVIGGGDTGSDCVGTAIRQGAEKVYQIELLEKPPTERAANNPWPQYPQTLKTSSSHQEAESLVDTNDDELNVRDWSVLTKKFSGNDDGQVEKYHAARVEWVADENGEQEMKEIENSEFSLAVDLVILAIGFVHPEHEGMIEELDLELDERKNVKANDYQTSRDKFFAAGDMRRGASLIVRAINEGREVAKTVNKYLNK comes from the coding sequence ATTGATAGAGAAGAGGTCCCTAAGCGACCAGTTAAAGAACGAGTAAAGGACTATAATGAAGTATACGAATCTCCAACCGAGGAATATGGAGAAAAACAAGCTAAGCGATGTATGGATTGTGGAACTCCATTCTGTAATTATTCTTGTCCACTTGGTAATTTATGTCCTGAGTGGCATTCATTTGTGAGGAAAAATGATTGGGAAAAAGCCTTAAAGTTATTGCATAAAACTAATAATTTTCCTGATTTCACAGGGCGTTTATGTCCTGCTCTTTGTGAGGGAGGATGTGTTTTAGGAATTGATGATAATGCAGTAGCTACGCAAAATATTGAGCTTGCTATTTCAGAGAAAGGTTGGGAAGAAGGATGGATTAAGCCTCGTCCTCCTAAAGTTAGAACTGATAAACAAGTAGCCGTGGTAGGTTCAGGACCAGCTGGTTTAGCAGCAGCTCAACAGTTAAACAGACAAGGACATAATGTTACTGTTTATGAGCGTGATTCCAAGCCAGGTGGTATGTTAAGTTATGGTATTCCTGATTTTAAGATAGATAAGTCTGTAGTAGCTAGAAGAGTTAATCAACTTAAAGAAGAAGGCGTTGAGTTTGTGCTTAATACTGAAATAGGAACAGATTTATTAGCTACAGAGCTTGAGAGAGAATATGATGCTGTTGTGTTAGCTGGTGGTTCAAGAAAAGCAAGGGACCTTCCAGTTTACGGTCGTGAACTAGATGGTATTCACTATGCTATGGATTATTTAACACAACAGAACAAGAGAGTAGCAGGTAAAGATATCTCTGAAGATGAAGTAATTAATGCAGAAGGTAAACGAGTGATTGTAATTGGTGGTGGAGATACTGGTTCTGACTGTGTTGGGACAGCTATTAGACAAGGTGCCGAAAAAGTATACCAGATTGAATTATTAGAAAAACCACCTACAGAAAGAGCAGCTAATAATCCATGGCCACAATATCCACAGACTTTAAAAACATCTAGTTCTCATCAAGAAGCAGAATCTTTAGTAGATACCAATGATGATGAACTTAATGTTCGAGATTGGTCTGTGTTAACCAAAAAATTTAGTGGTAATGATGACGGCCAAGTAGAAAAATATCATGCTGCTAGAGTAGAATGGGTTGCAGATGAGAATGGTGAACAAGAAATGAAAGAGATTGAGAATAGTGAATTTTCTTTAGCAGTAGATTTAGTAATTTTAGCTATTGGATTTGTTCATCCAGAACATGAAGGTATGATTGAAGAATTAGACTTAGAATTGGATGAGCGCAAGAATGTTAAAGCTAATGATTATCAGACTAGTCGAGATAAGTTTTTTGCTGCTGGTGATATGAGAAGAGGAGCCTCTTTAATTGTAAGAGCTATTAATGAAGGTAGGGAAGTTGCTAAAACTGTTAATAAATATTTAAATAAATAA